The Streptomyces sp. GSL17-111 region ACCAGGAAGAGGTCGACCACTACTGGACGAAGCTGTCCGAGGGCGGGGAGGAAGGGCCCTGCGGGTGGCTCAAGGACCGCTACGGGCTGTCCTGGCAGGTCGTACCGCGCCGGCTGGAGGAGCTGCTGGCCGACCCGGACCGCGCGCGGGCCGACCGCGCGATGACGGCGATGCTGGGCATGAAGAAGCTCGACGTCGCCGCGCTGGAGGCCGCGGCCGACGGTACGGCCTGAACCGGACGTCGGCCGCGGCCTCCCGGCGCGGGCTCAGCGGTCGACGCCGCCCAGCACGGGGTCGACGGAGGCGATCGTCACGATGACGTCGGCGATCTGGCCGCCCTCGACCATCGCGGCGATGGCCTGCATGTTGGCGAAGGACGGGTCGCGGAAGTGCACCCGGTAGGGCCGGGTACCGCCGTCGCTCACGGTGTGCACGCCGAGCTCGCCCTTCGGCGACTCCACCGCGATGTACGCCTGGCCCGGCGGTACCCGGAACCCCTCGGTGACCAGCTTGAAGTGGTGGATCAGGGACTCCATGGAGGTGCCCATGATCTGCCGGATGTGGTCGAGGGAGTTGCCGAGGCCGTCGGGGCCGAGCGCGAGCTGGGCGGGCCAGGCGATCTTCTTGTCGCCCACCATCACCGGGCCCGGCTCCAGCCGGTCCAGGCACTGCTCGACGATCCGCAGCGACTGCCGCATCTCCTCGAGCCGGATGAGGAACCGCCCGTAGGCGTCGCAGGTGTCGGTGGTCGGGACGTCGAAGTCGTACGTCTCGTAGCCGCAGTAGGGCGCGGTCTTGCGCAGGTCGTGCGGCAGGCCCGTGGAGCGCAGCACCGGGCCGGTGAGCCCGAGCGCCATGCAGCCCGCGAGGTCCAGGTAGGCGATGTCCTGCAACCGCGCCTTGAAGACCGGGCTGTTGGTCGCGAGGGTGTCGAACTCGCCGGAGTTCTTGCGGAGGGTCTTCACCGTCTCGCGGATGGCGTCGACCGAGCCGGGCGGCAGGTCCTGCGCCAGCCCGCCGGGCCGGATGAAGGCGTGGTTCATCCGCAGGCCGGTGATCTGCTCGAAGAGGTCGAGGATCATCTCCCGGTCGCGGAAGCCGAAGACCGCCACCGTGGTGGCGCCCAGCTCCATGCCGCCGGTGGCGATGGCGATGAGGTGGGAGCTGATCCGGTTGAGCTCCATGAGCAGGACGCGGATGATCGTCGCCCGGTCCGGGATCTGGTCCTCGATGCCGAGCAGCTTCTCCACGGACATGCAGTAGGCGGCCTCGTTGTGGAACGAGGTCAGGTAGTCCATGCGCGTCACGTACGTCGACCCCTGGGTCCACGTGCGGTACTCGAGGTTCTTCTCGATCCCGGTGTGGAGGTAGCCGACGCCGCAGCGGCACTCGGTGACGGTCTCGCCGTCGATCTCCAGGATCAGGCGGAGCACGCCGTGAGTGGACGGGTGCTGGGGACCCATGTTGACGACGATCCGCTCGTCGTCGTTCTTCTGGACGCCCTGGACGACGTCGTCCCAGTCCCCGCCCGTGACCGTGTAGACCGTCCCCTCGGTGGTTTCGCGGCCAGGTGCGTGTGACGTTGAGGTGCTCATCAGCTGTACGACCTCCGCTGATCAGGGTCCGGGATGACTAGCCTGTCCGCTCGTGCGATTGTGAGGCAGTTCACAAGTCCGAGTGCCTGCATCCTATGCCCCGGCCTCTGTGACATGCGACACGGGGCCGACCCCGTCTTTGTGATCCTCAACACCCGCACGCCGCACCGGTGATCACCACCGCCAGGATCAGCACACGCAAAGCCTGCGAACGCGCACGGGGAGTCATGCACGCGCCTCCCCGTGCAGCTCCGGGGGCACCCGCCTAGCAAAGAATGACCCGGCCATCCAAATTCGCAATGGACACCCCGACGTGCTA contains the following coding sequences:
- a CDS encoding NADH-quinone oxidoreductase subunit D, encoding MSTSTSHAPGRETTEGTVYTVTGGDWDDVVQGVQKNDDERIVVNMGPQHPSTHGVLRLILEIDGETVTECRCGVGYLHTGIEKNLEYRTWTQGSTYVTRMDYLTSFHNEAAYCMSVEKLLGIEDQIPDRATIIRVLLMELNRISSHLIAIATGGMELGATTVAVFGFRDREMILDLFEQITGLRMNHAFIRPGGLAQDLPPGSVDAIRETVKTLRKNSGEFDTLATNSPVFKARLQDIAYLDLAGCMALGLTGPVLRSTGLPHDLRKTAPYCGYETYDFDVPTTDTCDAYGRFLIRLEEMRQSLRIVEQCLDRLEPGPVMVGDKKIAWPAQLALGPDGLGNSLDHIRQIMGTSMESLIHHFKLVTEGFRVPPGQAYIAVESPKGELGVHTVSDGGTRPYRVHFRDPSFANMQAIAAMVEGGQIADVIVTIASVDPVLGGVDR